From the Saccharomonospora marina XMU15 genome, the window GCCACGACATCGTGATCACCGGCTACGACGACCACACCCGTACCGCTACCGTCGTCGACAACGACCGCGCCGACCCCCAACCCGTCGGCTACGACGCGCTGGCCCGCGCCCGCAGCTCCACCGGATTCCCCGCACCCACCCGGCACACCACCTACCGGCTGCGCTACCCCACCCAGCTGCCGCCCCTGGCCGACACCGCCGCCGACGCCTGCCACGCCGCCGCTCGAGCTCTGCGCCACCCCCAACCACTGCTGCCTGCCGGTCAACTCGACGGGGTGACCGACCTCGTGCACGGCGCCGGCCTGGACGGCCTCAGCGTCTTCGTCGACGACCTGCGGCGCTGGCCCGACGTGTTCACCGCCACGCAATTGGATACCGTGCTCACCGCGCTGGCCGCGTTCATCGACAAGGCTGGCACCGGCGGCAGCCTGTTCCGCCGGCTGCAAGCCGACTACCTGCACTACCTCGCCCAGCGCACCGGCCTGCCCATAGCACGACAAGCCGCCGACCTCTACGCCCAGCTCACCCAGCTCTGGCACGGCCTCGCCCGCATCGCCACCGCCGACATCTCCACTGCCACCCGCGTCACCGCGCTCGCCGACACCGCGCGACACCTCCCCGAACTCGAACAGCAAGGCGCCGATCTGCTCGACCTGCTCGCCCGCGAACTCAGCTCTTGACGCCCCGGAGACGCCGTGACCACTCCCGCACCCCTCACCTACCGCCGCGCGGGCCTCACCCTGGCCGCTGACCACTGGACCGCACCACCAGCCACCCCATCGCGCGGCACCGCTATCTTGCTCCACGGCGTCGGGCAAACCCGCCACTCCTGGCACCACACCGCCGCCCGGCTCGCCGAGCACGGCTGGACCGCGCTCACCCTCGACGCCCGCGGACACGGCGACAGCGACTGGGCACACCCCCACGACTACACCGTCGATCACCTCGTGGACGACCTCGTCCACATCACCGGCACCCTCAACGACACCCCCGTGCTCATCGGCGCCTCCATGGGCGGTATCACCGCACTGCTCGCGCACGCCCACCACACCATCGCCCGCGCCCTCGTACTCGTCGACATCGCGCCCCAGATCAATCCCGCCGGCGCCGCACGCATCCTCGATTTCATGACCCGCCACCGCGACGGCTTCGCCACCCTGAACGAGGCCGCCGCCGCGATCGCCGCCTACAACCCCCACCGAACCCGCCCCGCCACCACCCACGGGCTCCGCAAGAACCTCCGCCAACACCATGACGGCCGCTGGCGCTGGCACTGGGACCCACAACTGCTCCAGTTCATCAGCAACACCGCCGC encodes:
- a CDS encoding BtrH N-terminal domain-containing protein, with protein sequence MTGRRVISDYPHQLAGHCGSGALRDLMQWARLSYDDTPLDEGTVFGLGGELGFTYLRHPAMSPPIYLVGRGPDLTGGFTRRLGITATQHTTDDPDEGWAWVRDELDHGYPVLCWADIAHLPYLRVRLSMSRHDIVITGYDDHTRTATVVDNDRADPQPVGYDALARARSSTGFPAPTRHTTYRLRYPTQLPPLADTAADACHAAARALRHPQPLLPAGQLDGVTDLVHGAGLDGLSVFVDDLRRWPDVFTATQLDTVLTALAAFIDKAGTGGSLFRRLQADYLHYLAQRTGLPIARQAADLYAQLTQLWHGLARIATADISTATRVTALADTARHLPELEQQGADLLDLLARELSS
- a CDS encoding alpha/beta fold hydrolase, whose protein sequence is MTTPAPLTYRRAGLTLAADHWTAPPATPSRGTAILLHGVGQTRHSWHHTAARLAEHGWTALTLDARGHGDSDWAHPHDYTVDHLVDDLVHITGTLNDTPVLIGASMGGITALLAHAHHTIARALVLVDIAPQINPAGAARILDFMTRHRDGFATLNEAAAAIAAYNPHRTRPATTHGLRKNLRQHHDGRWRWHWDPQLLQFISNTAALTDLTTRMNTAAQQITIPTLLIRGELSDIVNHDSVDRLLHHIPTAHTTTVTNTAHMVAGDDNDIFTNHLIDFLNHLLPLPRAESRKRSGPGT